tcatcattatcaatgtccataaagttttaggaagttgatcttaacaaatagacaagatcattaagggtcttgtcatagtctgtttcataggtgttccaaaagaactcactatgtgacttagaaagtgattgaaccaccaactttctcaagactttgacacccaactctcccggcttgtcaatatgtgactacatctccaagatgtgttcacacctagaccttgccttgccaatagggcttgagtgaccttaaacttttcaagaacttgtgggttagggagaataattggaggaggagaaagaagtatgatatccatggaacatcatcttcattaggaaaccttgtttcaagagatttgggaagatcataagtgtctaaaccagacatcttttgggagatattcaagatagttgatttaaagtccttaatatgacacccaatatgaaatattaaggctaggacccaacaaactattttataacttagaagaggtatgccgtaatccaagctataaaatatttgaaggtaggtgaatgacgattcaccaatttccaccaagataaacgaaatgaattattaggttttaattggttttgaaactcctagatctttgagattcattgaactgttcaatggcatgtttcaatctcgagtgtgcccttcaggttttgtgactgggatgccgaggatcacaaaacaaggtgtgaagtaaccatgcaaatcacttggtacccttaataaattacccctcaatcgatgtgccggttaaccacacacgctccatcgatactatgataaatattaagtcaccctttacctaccttgttaagtccaagttagtgtgccggttaaccacacacgctccactaacgacttagacaaagtgtaaagtgtaatttcatgggttagcaccttattcacatttttcctaagtaactaagattgggtattattaagagtttagttacttagtattatcattaatacttttaatgaagggagaattctagtcctgtcaaacccgttcggctaacgaccctccaccagtcaagcaagcggtgggtgagagtggacacccattaagttgccattttataggcaacaaccttatacccaccttatagaccggcttcgtgaatgaggcgtactagcggtaagactgactttactcttatacatatatatattattaacttataatattataaagtataagggttgaattttaacttttaaaattctaagggctaacttggaattaaagtattcatacttgaaaacttttcaaattccaaaacttgagggcaagttttgaaactattcaaaactaattaattccataacttatgtgtttaaagtagttttaatccaaaaactcttcaagttccataacttgaggacaagttatggaagactttaaactaataaaagaactaacttttcctttattttataacttatggatttaattatggttacatatttttctttaatgaagtgactcttgaactttcataacttgaggacaagttatggagtcataaaaattattcaatgacacaagactcttcattttgtaaccattgccaactcttatgaattttatgagtctttaatgtgactcttcatgtaacttgaggacaagttacacaaacacattttatactcaactcttagattaaaatggattgaaaacaactatttcactcaacatttctattaatctaagcaactcataagaacaagataattcaaatcaaactttttcatgtaattagtctaaaccttaaactaatacaaaacatgaatctattgacaattatctttgaaaatggattaatatgaacattaccacatcaaaaacaagtttataagttcaaaaacaacttagggtaatgttcctagtccatttctagccaaaaaactcgaaaatatgctgtctgggggtccaactcgtcgagtgcatgaacaaactcggcgagttggatcgaattcatcactttttaggcatggactcgtcgagtctcctgatggactcgccgagtctgatggccagacagcaccagattcgttttttcagcttctattgcaggtataacaagaaaacaagcctaggctctgataccactgttgggttttgagcattctaacactcctaagtgtacatgcaaccctaaataccttggatctatgttttctctattatacatgcaaataagaacttccaaggtattatcctaatctagcatacaaaacaataactatagcaagatagaatacatacctctttgatgtagaaagtcttcatgaagcttgagtgcctagtgccccaagtgtgacacctcaaatggttcacacaacaccaaatacacatggaataacttgagagaaaacccacacttcatgaaatcggctagcccttctagtacacccactagtcccgattttggtgaataatatgatgcttatatagtgttacaattagggtaaactcttaattgtcatggctttccatttccttggatccatgggtacaaatacaccatggagcatccatggaccatcctatgggttttagcccaacttgattatccatggagcattagcccactatacaagtatggatgatttacacaatcaacccatatatttaattagtcttcttttgatcacttaattaatcctagattaattcttgatcaatactaattaaataatctcattattcttattattaatatactagaacttataatatattaataaccataagtgtcttatttctctcatttagtctatccaagtgcatgatgccatgcaacccaaatggaccatgccgggtcgggtcaagtcttaccaattatagttatggacttagacattaatccaacagctgGATCAAACCCTAcaagctccttttcccttatgaacttatgcgggaaagtcacttttgatggatccaacttcaatgaatggatcagaaacatcaagacgattacccgctatgaggacaaggagtatgtcctcgatagggagcttaaggttgtgaatgaagccactgctactcctgaagagtttgTGGAGTTTGTTGCACACGAGGAGGATGCTACTAAAGTGTCTTGCATCATGTTGGCCGCCATGACTCCCGAACTTCAAacatcctatgaagatttctacccctatgagatgcaccaggatctaatggataggtaccatcagagtgcatgtcaagagaggtatgaaatcatctcctccatgataacagccagaatgaaggatggtgaacccatcaccggtcacttgcagaatATGCAAaggttcgttgaccggttgctaaagctcaatgttgacttccctgaggacatggcgattgacatcactctccattccttacctccaagttatgatcaatttcgtatggcttatcatatgaacaaggaggaagtcacacttatcAAACTTCAATGACTCTTAAGGACaactgaaaatggccttaagaGTAAAGCGGTTGTTACTATACTCCTTCAACAGCTCCTATTCTTGAAATTgggcagggaaaggggaagaagaagaaaaccccttcgaagggtaccaagggaaagtcccttgatggttcctcttcaagtgagacaaagaaaggtcccatcaCTCCTTCCTCAAACCCTAAGGAAGCACTATGGTTCTGTTGTCaggaaaaggggcattggaaatgaagctgccctATGTACCTGctagatgtaaaggatgggaaagttaaaccaacccaagcaggtatttatacaattttGTCTAATAACGCATCTaattctaattcttgggtgcttgatataggttgtggtattcacatctgtactgatttgtagggcctaagaacaagtgagcaagtggagcacgagaagataaacttagtcatgggcaataGGAAAGCATCATGTGTTACCAAGATagaagtttattctttattgctcaataatgggttaatgttagatttgaataaatgtttttactcgtccgaaatggcgagaaatattatttccttccatggcttgtacaaacaagggtttacattttcgtttgataataataatagtgATATTAATGTTTATCAcgatgatgtattttactttatagcattaccttgtgatggtgtatatgaagttgtgaatgttgtagacaatctagggaataatgtgttgtatattgattcttcaaatagcttggataaagcatccttatggcattttcgtcttggacatgtcagcaagaagcgcataggccaactccaaaaggctggagttttggaatcatttgacctaaagtaggatgatagttgcgagtttTGCTTACTTGCAAAAATGTCAACGTCACCCTTCATTGccacatgtgagaggggtgaaggtttgttggacctcatacacacagatgtgtgtggaccattcaaaactgccacaatggatgctaatcgctattatgtgacttttactgatgattacagcagatatggatatgtctacttaatcaagcataagtcagaaacctttgaaaagttcaaagagtttaaacaggaagttgagaatcaattgggcaggaatatcaagatgctctgatccgatcgaggaggagagtatcttagcattgagttccttgactatcttaacgaatgtgggattgtctcacaatttacaCCTCCTAGAACAcaacagctgaatggtgtggctgagaggcgcaatcgaaacttgttggatatggttcattccatgatgagtcaagcgtcgttaccaatctctttgtaggggtatgccttagatactaccgctcatatccttaatctagtccctactaaaaaggttgccaaaacacctcacaagatatggactgggaaagttcctaatttagaccacatcaagatttggggttatgaagctttcgtgaggcgtgagactcatgacaagcttgaacctcgaagtgagaggtatattttcatcggctacccacagagatcctttgattacctcttctacagacccaatgataatgtggtctttgtagcaagaagaggagtctttcgtgagagagaatttataagccaaggggacagtgagaggaaaattgaccttggagaacttcaagagtcaaatggtgaaggaacctcaaatactaTCGgacaacctgaggaggaaactcttgttgagccgatagatAAGTCTGAACCTCCAAGGCGTTCCACTAGagtgaggaacacacctgaattttattatggttaacATATCACTACTAaaagtgatacatttatcagtaatagtacactgatagatttcgatgaacctaataattataaggaagccatggcatgccTTGAGTCagcaaaatggaaggaggctatggacagcgagattcattccatgtatgacaattgagtttggaacttggttgataatgtaccagatcgtaagacagttgggtccaagtggatcttcaagaaggagaccgacatggatgggaaggtacacacttacaAAGCGCGACTGgtagcgaagggctttactcaaactccaggagttgactatgatgagaccttctcaccagtagcgaagattaagtctattaggggtTTActggccatagttgcatttcatgattatgcaatatggcaaatagatgtcaaaaccgctttccttaatggaaagttggctgaggatgtttacatggctcaaccagaggttTTCTTCGatgcaaaataccctaatagagtgtgtaagcttgagaaatccatttatggattaaagaaagcatctcgtagatggaatctttgctttaatgagaaagtcaaagagtttggcttttcgaggagcaaggatgagtcctgtgtatatgttagggctagtgagagcatagttagctttttggtgttgtatgtcgatgacatactgctcataggaaatgacatcccaaccttgtaggagattaagtcctggcttgggaagtgtttcactatgaaggacctcagagaagttGCCAATACCCTAggaataaggatattaagagacaggagtaagtgactaattggacttaatcaaagtacctacttggataaggtgttgaagaggttcaacatgcaaaactccaagaaagggGAATTACCTATCCTGAGTAatgctgagtaagactcagagtccgagtatagaggctgagatagtagagctgagtcatataccatatgcttTCGCTGTGGGCtccatcatgtatgctatgacttgtactcaccttgatgtggcctttgctttgagcatggtcagaaaatatcaagggaaccctggcaaggctcactagattgtgataaagaacattctcaagtatctatagaggactaaggattgggtccttaccctcggtggcagtgatgacttgagagtggaaggatatagcgATGTtggctttcagactgatagggataatttccgctctcagtcaggctgggtctttatcctaaatggaagggaaattacttggaaaagttccaagccggagacagtagctgattcaacttgtgaatcggAGTATATagtagcaagcgaggcagcaaaggaggcaatatggctaaagaagttcgtcagagaccttggagttgtaccaactataaagcaGCCAATCGAAATTTTATGTGACAGCAAAAGTGTGGTTGCTTTAGCTAAGGAGCCAAGAGATCACAAAAGATCTAGGCATACTgaaagaaaataccatttcatcagacatcgaatagaagaaggactcctcgtagtaaaaagggtatcatcggatgagaacccaatagatcccctcacaaagggactgggtagggttaagcatctatAGCATGCGAggtgcatagggctgaaggatgatattatttttaataattagatagttttcgggaacttgtaaaatgtaattgacatttgatgattaaataaaagttgttatttatttatgagtaaattgttactatcttatgttaattgtttactatggtttcagttttgcatgttttaacttcctgaataattatgttattattcaaactctccacagtcaatcatactttggaagtagttactaatttaagactgtcatgaatttggcttgtatgatttgtctaatgtgcattagacatagTAGTGGtggctgcaacattcatgagtaatcataaggcctgagtattagattcaacccacgctgacttgcatcacttcatggaaattatctcgagtgatcatgagacggtaatatcatataaatcttcaaacctagagatatgagttgttgactatgagttggttatccattgattgtacgaaaacgcattggtaactcgatgttataaaacgtgcttctatgcataattcaacaagtagtcagtacaagcatatgagtcgaagtttatctgttccttctagaaatagaagccatatttggtcccctcgatgatttggttttaacgtatgtaccgggcccggtcagaacctaattggtGTGTTCAaattagttctatgtcgaaacaaatcagagatcgagaaacaaatgttggaaaataagtaagaccatgttccatgtgtttgtctggtggatatcatgagagcagacgattatatgatcacttatctaaaatggcatatcatcatcatctcagtttcgagagaccttgaaagagctacgattgttgatcggttcctgaagtcatacttgcaattatagttattagacttatctaagtgggagactgttagatatagtgtctaagtccataactgtatttggtatgtacttgacccgacccggcatggtccatttgggtttcatggaatcatacacttggatagactaaatgagagaaataagacacttatagcttattaatatattataagttctaatatattaataataataataataataataataataataataataataataataataataataataataataatatttaattagtattgctcaagaattaatttagagttaattatgtgatcaaaagaagactaattaaatatatgggttgattgtgtaaatcaaccataacttatatagtaggccaatgctccatggattatcaagtttggttaaaacccataggatgctccatggtggttagaccatccgttatacccaccacataccacatatgttGTGGGTGCCACATCAGCACCACATTCCACTACCACTAACATGGGATACCTACCACTAACACACCACTCCacatcattatttttattttttttaattcaaaaatacaataaaattacttttttttaattcaaaaattaaaataaaattacattttttataattaaaaagcattcatttttttaaaactattttttcattaattataaaaataaaataacaacttTAAACTACATTACTTAGTTAATCTagaaaacaaacattacattaataaGAAAACGAACAAACGTACATATAAAAATCGTAATCGTCGTTCATGCTATGTTGGTACAAATGTTCCGCGACATCTTCTCGAAGATTGAAACACGTTTCACTGTTATGAATTTCAACAACTCGCTCCACAAAAGCATTCATTCCGGGTACGAActcctcaattggaacgacaacgTCGTTCGGATCATACGTGCAAATCGCTCGACCTTCATCttcaataatcatattatgcattaTAATACATGCTAGGACCAttcgtttaattttttctttatcCCAGAGTCATGTAGCATATTTCACTACATGCCATGTTTGCTTAAGGACTCCAAATGCCCTCTTGATATCCTTTCTCGCCGATTCctgtttttttgtaaaaaattttGCTTTTTCACTTCGAGGAATCGAGTATGCCTTCATCAATGTAGAATAATCTGGGTATATCCCATCACTAAGGTAGTAACCATATTTGTATGCGTGCCCGTTTACGGTGAACGTCATATCAGGTGCTTTGCCGGTCCAAATATCGTTGAAAAGTGGAGACTGACCAAGAACATTAAGATCGTTGTTAGACCCCGCTACTCCAAAAAAGGCATGCCATATCCACAAATCTTGAGATGCAATAGCTTCTAGGATGATAGTTGGTTCACCTATATCTCCTCGAGTGAACTGACCACGCCATGCAGTTGGACATTTTTCCCAAGCCACATGCGTACAATCTAGACTGCCAAGCATACCAGGAAATCCATGTCTCTCTTCATGAGCCGAATATAATCTCTCAATATCACGTTGAGTAGGTTTACGCAAATATTCTTCGTGAAAAACCTCATAAACACATGCagaaaactgtcacaccccaaaaccaagaacggcggaaacgttctggggtggaggacgtcatgtaaggtaatcacaacacagtaaatgtaaataggcaaacaacatcatccattgcattaaatatataaatttaatacatgtgtgttctgtaaaattttagacaccaaaaatataacgtaaatcaaaataacaaaatgatgagtcttgagtacgctccatcatctcaaaagctggcatcggtacctgtctactgatgacctgagaatacaagttattttgaaagagtttatcagcattaagctggtgagttcataagtattttagtgtcaatgttcattgtcaaaaacgtttgaacttgtcccaatgtataagtttgtaaaaatgtaaatgaaTGTTTAacagtatttgcaaaagtttgaatctctcagaaaatcctatattttctataatagtaaccttctaccaaggcttaactgttttgtaaactcgtctgttgtaaaagtgtgtgatttcccaagtataactatcatttgataaaatatagtttgcacattaatgcttaagtgagattatcaccaaaatatgtaatgggtaaatcattgtagtactgtagttttgtataataagaactactgttgtactaattactactaccttaaaccggatttatattaaggtataatgtgataattgcaccatactatcgactgataacaacgacataaagaacggtcgtaataacggaatgacgtttggcacccgcagacctgcaggtccggctgtagctagcagcaaggtgtaggatagtcaatccagtatagatctatacgcaaactcaacgctctccctccaagagaattctggctacaactcgggccatgacatttaaggcatgctccgatacagtggatcacatttgttatcgtattcttgcatgtgtgatgaaatgtttcttgttctagtatagttgtatatattctcttcctagtatagactcatgaatgaactgactcattgatctagcagttgtaatagtatgattctgtgttaccccgatggtaacttgttaacagtgtgtttagtatgtatgattatggaagtacttttatgtctatatatgtatatttgatatataattaatatggaaacggccttcggatggtcacccgaaatcctatcagaccacatccaaatcgaggaaaaggaaacaaggtggatagccttcctaagccctttaaacattatttatatgtctatacatatatgggcatgcaatttgtaaaataaaaacataattaagtgtttataagacatttgaaacataagtatattttattaaGGAAAGATtggcttgatgtcaatctataaaacaatttgaaggcgtagatttgattaaaacagtttaagtataaggaacatttgcttaaatcacagttgcagtgtaaattcgaaaagtaaatgggtttggaaaacatttagaagtaaaacagtttcatagatagtttgaatagtgataaaaccactgatttccctagttattaatcacatgtgattagagcaatcatatgtgattgaaacaataactataagtatttaacttgtattcccccctttgaaagcatataaacgcatttagaaaacttaacaggttgattaaggggtatgaaactcacttgattgattgaagaaagcgagatggaaaaccgggcagagtttcgtctcagaaaacggatttttctcgggattctcgggaatctcgggagtaaaatcgaccctcgggacttgagcaaaaagaccagagcttcgggttataacgggcacggaaaacgagacaaagttgtgagagagaggagagaaatgagcaacattttcggaaagcctcgcatcctatttataggaaggctgaaccgcctccgaacgcggggcgtacgctcgtacgcagcgcgtacgcgtacgtcatgcatgaccgaagcctcgactgcctcggttcggatgggacgggttgctgggtacgcgggtcggatgggacgccgggtcggatgggacgtcgggtcggacgggtcggagcttcggacgggtcggacgggttagattcttcggatagcgcgacgtggacgatccgagaccctcgatctcagtacgcggggcgtacgagggtacgcagggcgtacttcggtccaatccgatgactccccttcggatattaccgggaatttataattaaattcttatttattttaaataaacttcaaaaattcatatctctctcatacgaactccgtttttgacgttctttatatccacgcgaaggtgagaccatgatctacgactttcgtttagattccgttggctaattccgaaattatttttattatttatttattaaaatgacgtgattaaggaatttcttcaaaatttcataacttcctcatccggagtcagatttggacgttctttttatgtacgcaaaccttgatatgatttctattactttatttaatccgaataagattttaggaaggttacattttgacctaaatttgatcggttttacattacattgacccgaaatatcgggttgtcacatcatccccccgttagaaggaatttcgtcccgaaattagaaatttaagcaagctagaatttacgaataactaagcaaaaaggtgagggtatttcagtttcatctgatcctcacgttcccaagtgaattccggtcctcgcttggcattccagcgaaccttcacgatagggatacgactttgctttgtctgcttgacctcacggtccatgatctctataggttcttccacgaagttgaggctttcgttgatttcgatctcgtcgagtgggattacgagagtctcgtcggatagacactttttcaagttagatacgtggaatgtagaatgtacgttacgaagtgcgtctggtagttcgagtttgtaagctacggggccgactcttgcaagaatctcgaaaggccctatgtatctcggattaagctttccacgcttgccgaagcgtatcaagcccttccagggtgagactttgaggaggactcggtctcccacctgaaattccaaaggtttccttcgtttatcagcgtagctcttctgtcggtctctggaggctttcaatcgttcacggatctgaacgattttctctgttgtttcccgaatgatctccggaccggtgagagtactgtcggaagtttgccccctggctaattgggtatcacccacctcagcccagcacagaggggatctgcacttacggccgtagagagcttcaaatggagcagccttgatgctcgtgtgataactgttattataggaaaactcgacaaggggtaaatgagtatcccatgccttcccaaagtcaatcacgcaggctcgcaacatatcttccagagtttggatggtcctctcactctgtccgtcggtctgaggatggtaggctgtgctcatgtccagccttgttcctagggaatgttgtagtgattgccaaaatcttgaggtgaacctactatctctatcggagataatggacataggtacaccatgtagccgtacgatttccctaatgtatgttctcgtaagcttctccatcttgtcggtttctttgatgggcaggaagtgtgcagacttggtcaatcgatcaacgatgacccatatggtgtcaagtccacccgttgtcttgggcaacttggttatgaaatccatagtgatccgctcccacttccattccgggatctctggttgctgcaataaaccagagggcttctggtactcgaccttaacctttgcgcaagtaaggcatttacttacgaaggtagcaatctctgctttcatattaggccaccagtatagcttcttaagatccagatacatcttatctgaacctgggtggacggaataccgagtgttgtgcgcctcggtcatgaccaagtctcggaagccaccatgtttcggtgtccagatccggttcatgaaatataaagctccgtcacccttggcttctaaattcttgtccattcctctaagggattcacttgacacattttcagatttcatggcctcaagttgggccgcctgaatttgcttagtcaggtgtgaatggatggttatcgataatgacttgactttgcgaccagaatattccttccgacttagggcgtctgctactacgttggctttacccggatgataacgaatatcgcattcgtaatcactgagtagctcgacccatcgtcgttgtctcatgttgagctccttctgatcgaaaatgtgttgtaaactcttgtggtcggtaaagatagtgctcttcgttccatacaagtaatgtctccagatcttcagagcaaacactactgctcctagttcaagatcgtgggttgtgtagttaacctcgtgtgtcttcaattgtcttgaggcgtaggcgatgaccttacctcgctgcatcagaacacatccgagtcc
The genomic region above belongs to Lactuca sativa cultivar Salinas chromosome 4, Lsat_Salinas_v11, whole genome shotgun sequence and contains:
- the LOC128133689 gene encoding uncharacterized protein LOC128133689: MLGSLDCTHVAWEKCPTAWRGQFTRGDIGEPTIILEAIASQDLWIWHAFFGVAGSNNDLNVLGQSPLFNDIWTGKAPDMTFTVNGHAYKYGYYLSDGIYPDYSTLMKAYSIPRSEKAKFFTKKQESARKDIKRAFGVLKQTWHVVKYAT